One Trichosurus vulpecula isolate mTriVul1 chromosome 7, mTriVul1.pri, whole genome shotgun sequence genomic region harbors:
- the LOC118856966 gene encoding pancreatic progenitor cell differentiation and proliferation factor-like, whose product MAAIPSSGSLVATHDYYRRRLGSTSSNSSCGSAEYSGEVIPHHPGLPKSDPGHWWASFFFGKSSHPFMTTVLESPEHSGTFQVAHGTITCDLAQEAMRKRHVSEPSKTNTGPSA is encoded by the coding sequence ATGGCAGCAATCCCGTCCAGCGGTTCACTTGTAGCAACCCATGACTACTACCGAAGGCGTCTGGGTTCCACTTCCAGCAACAGCTCCTGTGGAAGTGCTGAGTACTCTGGGGAAGTGATCCCCCACCATCCTGGTCTTCCCAAATCAGACCCAGGCCACTGGTGGGCAAGCTTCTTCTTCGGGAAGTCGAGTCATCCGTTCATGACAACTGTATTGGAATCCCCAGAGCACTCAGGAACTTTCCAGGTTGCTCATGGCACGATCACCTGTGACCTGGCTCAGGAGGCCATGAGGAAGCGGCATGTCAGCGAGCCCAGCAAGACCAACACTGGGCCTTCCGCATGA